One Setaria italica strain Yugu1 chromosome II, Setaria_italica_v2.0, whole genome shotgun sequence DNA segment encodes these proteins:
- the LOC101753053 gene encoding junctophilin-1, which yields MDGHGGGAGPGGAGKLTRTPSSLLRSPTVRNCSSFQAVVVEDPEPDDKKAQAHPKASPHQFHPGAGPAHPLLVLALPLAFLLLLLLLRGGDGHHLALLAASAAAALGAAAGAARLLRGRIRLRRSPGSGSVQWFIGDDDDKPQKRADKAAAAHGRVVREGVEFYSNGDCYEGEFHKGRCNGSGVYNFFGKGKYEGDWVDGKYDGYGIESWARGSRYRGQYRQGLRHGHGVYRFYSGDCYAGEWAGGQSHGIGAQTCSDGSSYLGEFKCGVKHGLGSYHFRNGDRYAGEYFGDKIHGFGVYSFANGHCYEGSWHEGKKQGFGMYTFRNGDKRSGDWDSGTLKTPLPPSDPAVQRAVQAAQRAAEDAFRLPRVDEQVHKAVMAANRAATAARVAAIKAVQNRMDGKFCDTYV from the exons atggacggccacggcggcggggcggggcccggcggcgcgggcaaGCTGACGCGGACGCCCTCTTCGCTGCTGCGCTCCCCCACGGTGCGGAACTGCTCCTCGTTCCAGGCCGTGGTGGTCGAGGACCCGGAGCCCGACGACAAGAAGGCCCAGGCGCACCCCAAGGCCTCGCCCCACCAGTTCCaccccggcgccggccccgcccACCCACTCCTCGTCCTCGCGCTCCCGCTCGccttcctgctcctgctcctcctgctccgcggcggggacggccaccacctcgccctcctcgcggcctccgcggccgccgcgctcggcgccgcggcgggggccgcgcGCCTGCTCCGGGGCCGCATCCGCCTGCGCCGCTCGCCCGGGTCGGGGTCCGTGCAGTGGTTcatcggcgacgacgacgacaagccCCAGAAGCGGGCGgacaaggccgccgccgcgcacggccGCGTCGTGCGCGAGGGCGTCGAGTTCTACAGCAATGGGGACTGCTACGAGGGAGAGTTCCACAAGGGCCGCTGCAACGGCAGCGGCGTCTACAACTTCTTCGGCAAGGGCAAGTACGAGGGCGACTGGGTCGACGGCAAGTACGACGGCTACGGCATCGAGAGCTGGGCGCGCGGCAGCCGATACCGCGGCCAGTACCGCCAGGGCCtccgccacggccacggcgtcTACCGCTTCTACAGCGGCGACTGCTACGCGGGCGAGTGGGCCGGCGGACAGAGCCACGGCATCGGCGCGCAGACCTGCTCCGACGGGAGCTCATACCTCGGGGAATTCAAGTGCGGCGTCAAGCACGGCCTCGGGAGCTACCATTTCAG AAATGGTGATCGATACGCCGGTGAGTACTTTGGGGACAAGATCCACGGGTTCGGTGTCTACAGCTTCGCCAATGGCCATTGCTACGAAGGCTCCTGGCACGAAGGCAAGAAGCAGGGATTTGGGATGTACACGTTCCGGAATGGCGACAAGCGATCGGGGGACTGGGATTCTGGGACTCTCAAGACTCCCTTGCCTCCATCTGATCCTGCTGTTCAGCGTGCAGTGCAG GCTGCTCAGCGGGCTGCAGAGGACGCCTTTCGCCTTCCCAGAGTGGATGAGCAGGTGCACAAGGCGGTCATGGCCGCGAACAGGGCAGCCACGGCTGCTCGTGTGGCGGCGATCAAGGCAGTCCAGAACAGGATGGATGGCAAATTTTGTGATACCTATGTGTGA
- the LOC101752642 gene encoding uncharacterized protein LOC101752642, which translates to MNLAAFCSLATPKPAALPGHEMPLNPSSAFCSSLLCRSLRASLRRISPMASAAAPTSAPAIAAENGAAKATEQRPVQVAKRLEKFKTTIFTQMSMLAIKHGAINLGQGFPNFDGPDFVKEAAIQAINAGKNQYARGFGVPELNSAIAERFLKDSGLQVDPEKEVTVTSGCTEAIAATILGLINPGDEVILFAPFYDSYEATLSMAGANVKALTLRAPDFAVPLEELKAAVSKNTKAIMINTPHNPTGKMFTREELEFIATLCKENDVLLFSDEVYDKLAFEADHISMASIPGMYERTVTMNSLGKTFSLTGWKIGWAIAPPHLTWGLRQAHSFLTFATCTPMQAAAAAALRAPDSYYEELKRDYGAKKAILLEGLKAAGFIVYPSSGTYFIMVDHTPFGFHNDIEFCEYLIREVGVAAIPPSVFYLNPEEGKNLVRFTFCKDEDTLRAAVERMKTKLRKK; encoded by the exons ATGAATCTAGCCGCCTTCTGCTCCCTTGCCACGCCCAAGCCCGCGGCCCTCCCCGGCCATGAGATGCCATTAAATCCCTCCTCCGCTTTCTGCTCCTCGCTGCTCTGCCGCTCGCTCCGCGCGTCCCTCCGGAGGATCTCCCCgatggcctccgccgccgcccccacctccgcgcccgccatcgccgccgagaACGGCGCCGCGAAGGCGACGGAGCAGCGGCCCGTCCAG GTGGCGAAGCGATTGGAAAAGTTTAAGACAACAATTTTCACTCAGATGAGCATGCTGGCCATCAAGCATGGCGCAATAAACCTCGGCCAGGGCTTTCCGAATTTTGATGGCCCAGACTTTGTGAAAGAGGCTGCTATTCAAGCTATCAATGCTGGGAAGAATCAGTATGCCAGAGGGTTTGGTGTGCCAGAGCTGAACTCAGCTATTGCTGAAAGGTTCCTGAAGGACAGTGGATTGCAAGTTGACCCAGAGAAAGAAGTCACTGTTACATCTGGATGCACTGAAGCGATAGCTGCAACAATACTGGGTCTGATCAACCCTGGTGACGAGGTGATATTGTTCGCTCCATTCTACGACTCATATGAGGCCACACTATCAATGGCCGGTGCCAATGTAAAGGCCCTTACCCTCCGAGCTCCAGATTTCGCAGTTCCGCTTGAAGAGCTAAAGGCTGCAGTCTCCAAGAACACCAAAGCAATAATGATAAACACACCACATAATCCAACTGGGAAAATGTTCACGAGGGAGGAACTTGAATTTATTGCCACCCTCTGCAAGGAAAATGATGTTTTGCTGTTTTCTGATGAGGTCTATGACAAGTTGGCATTTGAGGCTGATCATATATCAATGGCTTCTATTCCTGGCATGTATGAGAGGACTGTGACCATGAACTCTCTGGGGAAGACATTCTCTCTAACAGGATGGAAGATTGGGTGGGCAATTGCACCGCCACACCTGACATGGGGTCTAAGGCAAGCACACTCATTCCTCACATTTGCCACCTGCACTCCAATgcaagcagcagctgcagcagctctAAGAGCACCAGATAGTTACTATGAGGAACTGAAGAGGGACTATGGTGCAAAGAAAGCTATACTATTAGAAGGACTAAAAGCCGCGGGTTTTATTGTTTACCCATCAAGTGGGACATACTTCATCATGGTCGATCACACCCCGTTCGGTTTTCACAATGACATAGAGTTCTGCGAGTACTTAATTCGTGAAGTTGGCGTTGCCGCCATACCACCAAGCGTGTTTTACCTGAACCCTGAGGAGGGGAAGAACCTGGTGAGGTTCACCTTCTGCAAGGACGAAGATACGCTGAGGGCAGCGGTTGAGCGGATGAAGACGAAGCTGAGGAAGAAATGA